In uncultured Fibrobacter sp., a single window of DNA contains:
- a CDS encoding efflux RND transporter periplasmic adaptor subunit, with translation MINALKFFGKMVIVLSLGALVVLGVVQLKKFATEPREQFLQGQMEARRVLVSGKIPGRLEALFVREGDFVYKDSLVAIISSPEIEAKKIQAEGALGAAKAQANKARNGARSEDITALKAMADRAQDAATLAKNTYDRVQKLYDEGVLPLQKRDEAETQMKASQSAADAAKAQYDQAVAGARSEDKAAANALVMQARGASAEVDAYLEETKIRSPITGEVSLKLAEEGEVVGSGMPVVAVTDLDDAWAVFHLREDFLKNVSKGKRFVTHIPALDSDVEMEVSYIASVGDYATWRSSKESGGFDLKTFEVRLRPTQKVDNLRPGMSVLLSAEAIR, from the coding sequence ATGATCAATGCGTTGAAATTCTTTGGCAAGATGGTTATCGTGCTGTCGCTGGGTGCGCTGGTCGTGCTGGGCGTTGTCCAGCTCAAGAAGTTTGCCACCGAACCTCGCGAGCAGTTCTTGCAGGGGCAGATGGAAGCAAGGCGCGTCCTTGTCTCGGGTAAGATCCCCGGACGCCTTGAGGCGCTGTTTGTGCGCGAAGGGGATTTCGTGTACAAAGATTCCCTCGTGGCGATTATCAGCAGCCCCGAAATAGAGGCGAAGAAAATCCAGGCCGAAGGTGCGCTTGGCGCCGCGAAGGCCCAGGCGAACAAGGCCCGCAATGGTGCCCGCAGCGAAGATATCACCGCGCTCAAGGCAATGGCCGACCGCGCTCAGGATGCCGCGACGCTTGCGAAGAACACATACGACCGCGTGCAGAAACTTTATGACGAGGGCGTGCTCCCGCTCCAGAAACGCGACGAAGCCGAAACCCAGATGAAGGCGAGCCAGTCTGCCGCTGATGCCGCGAAGGCGCAGTACGACCAGGCCGTGGCCGGTGCCCGCAGCGAAGACAAGGCGGCTGCGAACGCCCTTGTGATGCAGGCCCGCGGTGCCTCGGCCGAAGTCGACGCCTACCTCGAAGAAACCAAGATTCGTTCCCCGATTACGGGCGAAGTTTCGCTCAAGCTTGCCGAAGAAGGCGAGGTTGTCGGCTCGGGTATGCCTGTGGTGGCCGTGACGGATTTGGACGACGCCTGGGCGGTGTTCCACCTCCGCGAAGATTTCTTGAAGAACGTGTCCAAAGGCAAGCGTTTTGTGACCCACATCCCGGCACTCGACAGCGATGTCGAAATGGAAGTGAGCTACATTGCCTCCGTGGGCGACTACGCTACGTGGCGCAGCAGCAAGGAAAGCGGCGGCTTTGACCTCAAGACGTTCGAAGTGCGTTTGCGCCCCACGCAAAAGGTTGACAACTTGCGCCCGGGCATGAGCGTCCTCCTTTCGGCGGAAGCTATTCGATAA
- a CDS encoding ABC transporter permease: MLLQGFLKTVRKIYFSHNLVLWLILLVLPVGVSVFMLGLFSSQIVQHVPIGIVRQDDSHLADRLESKLRSSPVLDVKMICHDMSECEHAVIRGDLQGFLVLPNDLERRALRFESPVIPVYSSGQNYLINMFATKEIRAVLSAAGSEMFTAQMDDPVKTEIHSVGNIAGNYQGFLGLGLVTALFHLAAMIVGVYVASYPLRDHRVREMLGYARGSRFTLWLASMLPMNIVLWLGMIGCYAYCHRVLAPLTLDEFVMTAAAQLFMILACSGAGFVFVGVVGVMRIATGAAGVIGSPAFAFAGQTFPVMSMPLAVRCFAFVLPLTHALKIQSMMLLGDVGMGPAWDVLKILIGMALFWNLLGAFLMFMRWKQFQRREVEYEEKQLAASEART, translated from the coding sequence GTGCTGTTGCAGGGATTCCTGAAAACGGTCCGGAAAATCTATTTCAGCCACAATCTGGTTTTGTGGCTGATTCTCCTCGTGTTGCCTGTCGGGGTTTCGGTCTTTATGCTGGGCCTGTTCTCCTCGCAAATTGTGCAGCATGTGCCTATCGGCATTGTTCGCCAGGATGACAGCCACTTGGCCGACCGCCTGGAATCTAAGTTGCGTTCCAGCCCCGTTCTGGACGTGAAGATGATTTGCCACGACATGAGCGAGTGCGAGCATGCTGTCATTCGTGGTGACCTTCAGGGGTTCCTTGTGCTCCCCAACGATTTGGAACGCCGTGCGCTAAGGTTCGAAAGCCCGGTCATCCCGGTTTATTCGAGCGGCCAGAACTACTTGATCAACATGTTCGCAACCAAGGAAATCCGTGCGGTACTTTCGGCGGCTGGGAGCGAAATGTTTACGGCCCAGATGGACGATCCCGTGAAAACGGAAATCCATTCCGTGGGCAACATCGCCGGGAACTACCAGGGATTCCTCGGGCTCGGTCTTGTGACGGCGCTGTTCCACCTTGCGGCGATGATTGTCGGCGTGTACGTGGCATCGTATCCGCTCCGCGACCACCGCGTGAGGGAAATGCTCGGCTATGCACGCGGCTCCCGGTTTACGCTGTGGCTTGCGAGCATGCTCCCCATGAACATCGTGCTTTGGCTGGGCATGATTGGTTGCTACGCTTATTGCCACCGTGTTCTCGCTCCGTTAACTCTTGATGAATTTGTCATGACTGCTGCCGCGCAACTGTTCATGATTCTCGCATGTTCTGGTGCTGGATTTGTATTTGTCGGTGTGGTGGGCGTGATGAGAATTGCCACAGGTGCCGCAGGCGTTATTGGTAGCCCTGCTTTTGCTTTTGCAGGCCAGACGTTCCCCGTGATGTCCATGCCCTTAGCTGTGCGCTGTTTTGCCTTTGTGCTTCCGCTGACGCATGCACTCAAGATTCAGTCGATGATGCTCTTGGGCGATGTCGGCATGGGCCCTGCATGGGATGTGCTGAAAATTCTTATCGGGATGGCTCTGTTCTGGAACCTTCTCGGTGCATTCCTCATGTTCATGCGGTGGAAGCAGTTCCAGCGTAGGGAAGTTGAGTACGAGGAAAAACAGCTGGCTGCATCGGAGGCGCGCACATGA
- a CDS encoding ABC transporter permease, with protein sequence MIRRLWKVAFAEWKLMYTDPAAVLLLVVAGVLYAFYYPTPYIHQTVTKVPVAIVDMDNTAMSRDLIRMASAAQQIEVKAIYPEMLQAEESMSRDEIYGFMVIPENMEKDIRNRRQVSVNIFTNGAYVMLHGAIGTAFSTCALTLGATNKVKQIAISKKVPSAQAIAMRDPFPISIQTLFNSTGGYANYVVPSVLVVILQQSLIIGICVLGGSRAHRRFRKKLRDSTVENETLPYRYFGRSLAYFIHYCSFILFYHCIIYNLFDFPRRGELFPMVVFSVVFLASTINLGMVVSQVFLRRESSMQLFLYLSIPILFLANFSWPSYLIPSWMAAVSYILPSTFAVPAWLSIEQMGGDIYDVAPRLYLLAVQAVVYLVLGLLLTRARDKAKLDIGDM encoded by the coding sequence ATGATCCGTCGCCTTTGGAAAGTGGCTTTTGCCGAATGGAAGTTGATGTACACGGACCCGGCCGCGGTGCTTTTGCTTGTGGTGGCGGGTGTCCTGTACGCCTTTTATTATCCGACGCCCTATATTCACCAGACCGTGACGAAGGTCCCTGTTGCCATCGTGGATATGGACAATACGGCGATGTCCCGCGACCTTATCCGCATGGCCTCGGCGGCGCAGCAAATCGAGGTGAAGGCTATTTATCCCGAAATGCTCCAGGCCGAAGAATCCATGTCCCGCGACGAAATCTACGGCTTCATGGTTATCCCGGAGAACATGGAAAAGGATATCCGTAACCGCAGACAGGTGTCGGTGAACATCTTTACGAATGGCGCCTACGTGATGTTGCATGGCGCTATAGGTACGGCGTTCTCCACATGCGCCCTGACGTTGGGTGCGACGAACAAGGTCAAACAGATTGCGATTTCCAAGAAGGTCCCGTCGGCGCAGGCCATTGCCATGCGCGACCCGTTCCCCATCAGCATCCAGACGTTGTTCAATAGCACGGGCGGTTATGCCAATTACGTGGTGCCCAGCGTGCTCGTGGTGATTTTGCAGCAGTCGCTCATTATCGGGATTTGCGTATTGGGCGGTTCCCGTGCGCATCGCCGTTTCCGCAAAAAGTTGCGCGACAGTACGGTCGAAAACGAGACCTTGCCTTACCGGTATTTTGGACGCTCGTTGGCTTACTTTATTCATTATTGCTCGTTTATTCTCTTCTATCATTGCATTATCTACAACCTCTTCGATTTCCCGAGACGCGGCGAGCTGTTCCCGATGGTCGTTTTCTCGGTCGTGTTCCTTGCGTCTACAATCAATCTGGGAATGGTCGTGTCGCAGGTGTTCTTGCGTCGCGAATCCAGCATGCAGTTGTTCCTGTATCTTTCCATCCCGATATTGTTCCTTGCAAACTTCAGCTGGCCCAGCTACCTGATTCCTTCTTGGATGGCTGCGGTTTCGTACATTCTGCCGAGTACGTTTGCCGTGCCGGCCTGGCTCTCGATTGAGCAGATGGGAGGCGATATATACGACGTGGCTCCCCGGCTGTACTTGCTTGCCGTGCAGGCTGTCGTGTACCTTGTGCTCGGGCTTTTGCTGACTCGTGCCCGCGACAAAGCGAAACTCGACATCGGCGATATGTGA
- a CDS encoding zinc metallopeptidase translates to MMILLVTLALSGGVSMLVKSRFAAGQKVNISSGLTGADVAKAILMDAGITDVQVLVHHGFLSDHYNPLNKTLNLSKEVYYGRNASAAGVAAHEVGHAIQHAQGYFPMWLRSAIVPVANIGSNLGPWLVIIGIVLMSAGRALGYSLALVGVILFAAATLFTLVTVPVEFDASSRAKKALARMDVVAQGKEYNTVSGVLFAAGLTYVAAAISSILQLLYWAYRAGLIGGRRD, encoded by the coding sequence ATGATGATTCTCCTGGTGACGCTGGCCCTGTCCGGTGGAGTCTCCATGCTTGTCAAGTCCCGTTTTGCTGCGGGCCAGAAAGTGAACATTTCCAGCGGCCTCACCGGTGCCGACGTGGCGAAGGCTATCCTCATGGATGCGGGTATTACCGACGTGCAGGTGCTTGTGCATCATGGGTTCCTCTCGGACCATTACAATCCGCTGAACAAAACGCTCAACCTCTCGAAAGAAGTTTATTACGGCCGTAACGCAAGTGCCGCGGGTGTCGCCGCGCACGAGGTGGGTCACGCTATCCAGCATGCGCAGGGCTACTTCCCGATGTGGTTGCGTTCCGCCATTGTCCCGGTTGCAAACATCGGTAGCAATCTCGGCCCGTGGCTCGTGATTATCGGTATTGTGTTGATGAGTGCCGGCCGTGCGCTGGGCTATTCCCTCGCATTGGTGGGTGTTATCCTCTTTGCCGCCGCGACGCTCTTTACGCTCGTGACCGTGCCGGTGGAATTCGATGCATCCTCCCGTGCCAAGAAGGCGCTTGCCCGTATGGACGTGGTTGCACAAGGCAAGGAGTACAATACGGTTTCTGGAGTGCTTTTTGCCGCAGGCCTCACTTACGTGGCCGCTGCGATATCTTCCATTCTGCAATTGCTCTACTGGGCGTACCGTGCTGGCCTTATTGGCGGGCGCAGGGACTAG